A genomic segment from Chanos chanos chromosome 2, fChaCha1.1, whole genome shotgun sequence encodes:
- the ano9b gene encoding anoctamin-9: MYFKEREAEMELQIRTKDDNEQCTEPLLSVQRYLNTPGLYDYVLVAERVDDTEDQNYKKQVAFIEQLKKKNMKVTIIELDDRLFYGIRAPAEIFEKYKYLLKVSDSCNWSGDQQGPVPHSTRIRIVHFFLHHTFINSGEDLRELMSKNVFEAIFCLHERKTQKILEHKWARWTALFRTQPINDIRKYFGEKVALYYLWLGWYTYLLIPAAIIGIVVFLYGLAFFNTSPLIKEVCTSDIIMCPRCDKRCQAMRLSDTCFYAKMSQLFDNEGTVAFAMFMAIWATLFLELWKRHRALHVSEWNVFDWCEDEEELILELVNDPQCTTKEFRHSYLRSTLVLVLVTCVLVVIIGLTHALVICRLVSAMLLSESSWEFLRDHANTVAVLLGAVLHYITIQIMTKVNRIVAFKICEIEKTRSFAATERSFTVKMFTFQFFTLFSSLIYVAFFLGRINGHPGNYVRLGGKWRLEECHPSGCLTDLFIQMAVILVLKQTLNNIFEFTVPWFKRCLRTTAAKKLRRKCGHCYLKTCENDDGASEPCDICKLNDWLRNYQLNGVNAFSLFNEYLEMVMQFSFTTIFVAAFPLAPLLALINNIFEIRLDAIKMLSLERRLVPKKTNDIGVWTKILEAIGVMAVIANGLVIGISSDFIPRLVYRYRYGPCANGTVTDLHCMTGYINDTLSTAYMTDANVRADFKDTQMIIEGGLNVTQCSYKDYRSDEDYTLTSQFWLILAIRFAFIILFEHVVVLCKFIAAWFVPDNPTKVKNTRLKDKLQRLRNELREMNVRYASSTEV, from the exons ATGTACttcaaggagagagag GCAGAGATGGAGTTACAGATAAGGACTAAGGATGACAATGAGCAATGCACTGAACCACTGCTCTCTGTGCAG cGTTATTTGAATACTCCAGGATTATATGACTATGTTCTGGTAGCTGAGAGAGTAGATGATACCGAAGACCAAAACTACAAGAAACAAGTAGCATTCATTGAacagctaaaaaagaaaaacatgaaagtgaca ATAATAGAACTGGATGACAGGTTGTTCTATGGGATCCGTGCTCCTGCCGAAATCTTTGAGAAGTACAAGTACCTTTTGAAGGTGTCTGATTCCTGCAACTGGAGTGGGGACCAGCAGGGACCTGTTCCACACTCTACCAG gATCAGGATTGTCcacttttttttacatcacaccTTCATTAATTCAGGAG AGGATCTACGGGAACTGATGTCAAAGAATGTCTTTGAGGCCATATTTTGTTTGCATGag AGGAAGACACAGAAAATTCTGGAGCATAAATGGGCTCGCTGGACTGCTCTCTTCAGGACACAACCGATTAATGATATTAG gAAATACTTCGGGGAGAAAGTGGCTCTGTATTACCTGTGGCTGGGCTGGTACACATACCTGCTGATCCCAGCCGCTATCATTGGTATTGTGGTGTTTCTCTATGGCCTTGCCTTCTTCAACACCAGCCCCCTCAT aaagGAGGTCTGTACGTCTGACATTATCATGTGCCCGAGATGTGATAAACGGTGTCAAGCCATGAGGCTCTCAGACACCTGTTTTTATGCTAAG ATGAGTCAGCTGTTTGATAATGAGGGAACAGTGGCCTTTGCCATGTTCATGGCCATTTGGG CTACCCTGTTCTTGGAGCTGTGGAAGAGACACAGAGCATTACATGTCTCTGAGTGGAATGTCTTTGACTGGTGTGAAGATGAG GAGGAGTTGATTCTGGAGCTTGTTAATGACCCACAGTGTACAACTAAAGAGTTCAGACACTCTTACCTGCGAAGCACACTGGTCCTTGTGCTGGTCACATGTGTG CTAGTAGTGATCATCGGGTTGACCCATGCGCTGGTGATCTGTCGTTTGGTCTCTGCCATGCTTCTGTCAGAGAGTTCGTGGGAGTTTCTGAGGGACCATGCCAACACGGTCGCTGTGTTGCTGGGAGCAGTGCTCCACTACATCACTATTCAAATCATGACAAAG GTCAACAGGATTGTGGCCTTCAAGATATGTGAGATTG AGAAGACTCGCTCCTTTGCTGCAACGGAAAGAAGTTTTACTGTGAAAATGTTCACTTTCCAGTTCTTcaccctcttctcctccctcatctATGTCGCCTTCTTTCTAGGAAG GATTAATGGCCATCCAGGAAATTATGTTCGGCTAGGAGGAAAATGGAGACTGGAGGAA tgtcacCCCAGTGGTTGTCTCACTGACCTTTTCATTCAAATGGCTGTCATCCTGgtactcaaacaaacactcaacaACATTTTTGAGTTCACTGTGCC TTGGTTTAAGCGTTGTTTACGAACCACCGCAGCCAAGAAGCTGCGGCGAAAATGTGGTCATTGTTACTTAAAAACGTGTGAAAATGATGACGGAGCCAGCGAGCCATGTGACATCTGTAAACTGAATGACTGGCTGAGGAACTATCAGCTGAATGGCGTTAATGCCTTTAGCCTTTTCAACGAGTACCTGGAAATgg TGATGCAGTTTAGTTTCACCACCATCTTTGTGGCTGCCTTCCCACTCGCTCCTCTGCTGGCTCTCATCAACAACATCTTCGAGATCCGCCTGGATGCCATCAAGATGTTGAGCCTGGAACGTCGCCTAGTGCCTAAGAAGACCAACGACATTG GTGTGTGGACTAAAATTCTGGAGGCAATCGGTGTGATGGCGGTCATTGCTAATGGGCTGGTGATTGGCATTTCCTCAGACTTTATACCCCGTCTGGTCTACCGCTACCGTTATGGGCCCTGTGCAAATGGGACCGTCACTGATCTcca cTGTATGACAGGGTACATCAATGACACTCTTTCCACGGCATACATGACCGATGCGAACGTTCGGGCTGACTTTAAGGACACCCAGATGATCATAGAGGGCGGGCTTAATGTGACCCAATGCAG TTATAAAGATTACCGCAGTGATGAGGACTACACTCTCACCTCGCAGTTCTGGCTGATTCTGGCTATCCGCTTTGCTTTCATCATCTTGTTTGAG caTGTGGTGGTCCTCTGTAAGTTCATTGCCGCCTGGTTTGTGCCAGATAATCCCACTAAAGTGAAGAATACCAGGCTGAAAGACAAACTTCAAAGGCTTAGAAATGAATTGCG tgaaatgaatgtgCGGTATGCCAGTTCCACTGAGGTGTGA
- the tssc4 gene encoding U5 small nuclear ribonucleoprotein TSSC4, whose protein sequence is MSEQKNHGEGASNRLSNRDTIELPDDLSLSDSDPEESIEPIGGRVEDLSSSSDEDEEPQRSTPAIQGKPTFTLRGGSTGFSDRSKNIFEHLESAAKLTSNQLGEDNVLDGTFARPAPPSPPPMAGGKSGGSQNKKQPPAKSVPDYVAHPERWTRYSLEDVPEINDRKNSQLALQYIQDLQARRRSQETTSESFTPSYNQDHGSSSENKILFTKPSQTTKEESTGGQAFSRDKKREVGLFHLEDRQDEEDGERTGLSHLRYTLEARNMTKRKWVEEEMEAAEGDGKPSHVAFHSSRKVNRKNFRRTAEEDEED, encoded by the coding sequence atgaGTGAACAGAAGAACCATGGAGAAGGTGCCTCAAACAGACTCTCTAACAGGGACACTATTGAGCTACCTGATGACCTCTCCTTGAGTGACTCTGACCCAGAAGAGTCCATTGAGCCCATCGGTGGAAGGGTTGAGGACTTGTCCTCTTCTtcagatgaagatgaagaaccCCAACGCAGCACCCCAGCCATCCAGGGAAAGCCCACCTTCACGCTGAGAGGCGGCAGCACTGGCTTCTCTGACCGCAGCAAAAACATCTTCGAACATCTGGAAAGTGCTGCAAAGCTCACATCCAATCAGCTGGGCGAAGACAACGTCCTTGATGGCACCTTCGCCCGTCCcgctccaccttctcctcctcccatGGCTGGAGGGAAAAGCGGAGGATCCCAGAACAAGAAACAGCCTCCGGCCAAAAGCGTCCCAGACTACGTAGCGCACCCTGAGCGCTGGACGCGATATAGCTTAGAAGACGTGCCCGAGATAAACGACAGAAAGAACAGCCAGTTAGCCCTGCAGTACATACAGGACCTTCAGGCCAGGAGAAGATCCCAAGAAACCACGTCTGAATCGTTCACCCCAAGCTATAACCAGGACCATGGCAGCAGTAGCGAGAACAAAATCCTGTTCACCAAACCCAGCCAGACCACCAAAGAGGAGAGCACCGGTGGTCAAGCGTTCTCCAGAGATAAGAAAAGAGAGGTTGGTCTGTTCCACCTGGAGGACAGACAGGACgaggaggatggagaaagaACAGGCCTGTCCCATCTGCGCTATACATTGGAGGCTAGGAACATGACGAAGAGGAAGTGGGTTGAGGAGGAGATGGAAGCAGCTGAGGGGGATGGGAAGCCATCCCACGTCGCTTTCCATAGCAGTAGGAAAGTTAATCGTAAGAACTTCCGCAGGACAGctgaagaagatgaggaagattGA